The window atttgtaagaCACGTATTATTAAAAAAACCACGTTTGAATAGTGGAACATggcaaaatgttgaaaaatacactgaaacaatttttcttgaaaaaaagaatgcattttatttgttaacatgTCCCCTTCTTCAGATATTTTCTCAGACTTTTTAGAAATATATATGATTAAATAATACATCGTTTTGTTGAAATGTTCACATGAACCTTCTGTATCAATAGTTATCTGAACATAAACTAGATTTAAAAAGGAGCAGCCAGTCAAAGCTGCCTTTCTCAGTGTGCTTTCAGCATCTGCACATGCAGAAAAGCATAATCAGAGAGATACCAGTAAAGTGCATGTAATAGTTTAGAGATTTAATGCAGTTTTTAATTGGATAGAGGCCCATTATTTTTCAATACAGAAAGGGCACTGAGGCACATAAAGCTCTTGAATATTTTTTGCAAATCGTGTTCAACAGCATAATGATTAACCATGGCTCTAAATTTGCctcacaaaatgaaaagcaaactTCATGCAAGGCGTAATTTAATTGTTTCCCTTCACATTTTCTGCCTTCCATTGTTGGAAGCTTAACATTTTTAGAGTCTGCTTAACAGCTGCCTTGTGATGCTTGAGCTGCAACAATATGACTGACAAATGTTTTGAAGTAGCTGCAGTCTTCCCAGTGTCTTCATTGGCCAAGTGTCAGGGAATCTTACATCACATGTCTTTTTCCAAGAGTTGTTACTTGGATATTTATTTTCCAGTTTAAGATACAAAATTACAATGAAATACATCATTCAGTTCAAATAACATTTCTAATTTTGCATTCACAATGTTCATACATCTATTCACTATTTAAATCACTCATAATTTTACACACCAGGTTACATCTGACATACATATCTACGAAAAAAacaagtctattcttaaaacaCCTTCACTCTATATTTGCAGTGtgctcattttaaaaaaaatatgcaactatatttcattgtaaaaatgtcattatttttgaATTATTGTTTTCCTATACAAACATATTGCATTCCTGCAattgtatctcttttttttaataaaaatgatttagcaGTCAGAACAGCAGGTCACATTTCCATTTCAACCTGAAGGGAACACTGCCATCTGGGCTACAACCAGTGGTAATGCAGTTTTAAACATTGAGTTTGTGCCatgattttatatttatatgtacacacacacacacacacacacacacacacacacacacacacacacacacacacacacacacacacacacacacacatacatacacacatacatacatacaaacatacacacataagtTTCCCTTATGCAGTAAAGTCCTGTATAATGCATGATACAGAAGAGCAAACAAGCTGTGGCAAAGGTGGGTTTAGAAAAAAATTCTTGCCAGTTTGCTTAATGGGAAAATCTACAAGACCAAGAGGATGAGCAGTCAATTTAATACTGGTTTAAACAAGATCTTGATTACGTATCGGAATCATCTTATGGAGGGGTACTTGGAATAGGTACAGTATAGGCAGTGTGTAGGGACAGAAGTCCCTGTGCTAATTGATAGTAAGCTGAagaaagttttattttcaataagTTATTGAAGGAGtggaggctggcaggaaaaatgaAGCGATCTTAGCTGAGTGAGTTATTATTGACAGTGTAACCAGTTGGAGTAAGTTAAGAGAGTTTGCATAGGCTGAAAGCTATAAGTAGCTCTCTTTGAGTTCCTTTTGCACCATGTCACATTTATAGATACAATTGTTGTGCATTTTTAAACCAGTTACACTAAACATagacaaattattatttttctctaGACAAAATAGACAAGCAAATCGGACAAGATTggattgaaatgaaatgaaatcagataagataagatacgATAAGATGTTCAGATAAGAACAAAGGGATTTTTTCATTTACTAAAAATCTCTCCTCTAGTTTACCAAATGACACATATCAAAACAGTTATAGCATGCCAAAATGACAGATTTATAagatgactttttctttttcatatctATTGCTATTCAATCTTCCTGAGCATGATCTTATGTCACTTATTTGTGCATGCTGTGCCCTTCTAATGCCAGAGTTGTACCATgtgaacacactcacagaatGTGAATGCAGTCGAAAAAGAAAGTGACATCTATGTTGGTTTGTAgtgctggaggaaaaaaaaaaaccgataACAACAGCCTTCGTCTAAATCCAGCAGAATGGCAACTTTCCTCATTCAGCAACACAGAGACTTTTGAGGAGATGCCATTGCTGCCTCATTGGTTTTTCACTCCCTCTGATTACTCCTCTCATCTTATGTAAATCCTCTTAAGTCACATGTTATTGTTTATTGCAACTGTGAAGGTTAGGTGTTCATAAGCCCTGTGCGTGTGCTTATCTCACCAGCGCATGCATCTTTGTCTCTCCAATGTGTCTTGTTTTCCTAATACACTAATGGATGAGAAAAGTTGTCTGGACTGATGCAGAGCAGACAACCAATCCACTGCAGTAAAATGCTAATCTCTCCCAGTAGCTAACAACTCTTCATGAAAGAGAGGCAGTTTCATGCTCTGGGGATATCATCACATTATCAGAAGCCTGTTGTATTttgggattttaaaaaaaaagtaaatataaacaaTTCCTAAGCAGACAATTACATTTTGGATCATTCAGCTTCCTTGCTAGGAAGAGGAACTAATGTTTGCATTTTAGATCCATAACTTGGTGATAGGAACCATAGGTATTCAGCAACATCTTTTAAGATCTCAATCAAGCTTAAGATGTGAGAACAGTTCTGTATCATGGTGATTGTAGTTTTAGGCCCTCTCAATAAAAGACATGGGTAACACATTacattaaggtcacaatattcaccattaaaaAGTTGCTAATTAGCATGATAATTATCAGCATACTGGCTAATTATTAGTCCTTATTAAGAGCTTAATAGTATCTTATATGACCATAGTCTATTGCTAATAGGCCATTAACTTAATGTTTGCCCTATATAAACTCCTAATTACTGCTGATTGATCGAGGAATATGCTTTTGATTACTTGTATCTTATACAGTAAGGGCCATACTAAGCAAAGCATATTAAGAGCATAATTCATACTCAACAACATCCTAACTTACCatcaataagcagtaattaggAGGGTAGTGAGTgcaaactcttagttaatggcCTATTAGCTATACACGCTGGTTATGTAGAATAAGTGCTTAATAATGACATAAGCAGCATATATGCTACTAATTAGAATGCTAATAGGCAACTAGTTCATGGGGAATATTGTGACTTTCATTTACAATGTTACAGAGACAGGGCAACAATGTGTTAGCTGTACAGGAAAAGCAACATTGCCTATCCCAGGGGACATCCCTAGTTTCTagttattgaaatgtttttatttcatatcggacagtggatagaggaaTATCTATCCACTATTCCAGTCTGTTTAATGAACTCAAGGTAAACTTTTCTGCTGACCCTACTCAAAAGGTTCATTAAACATTGTATAGCTATTTCTTGATCTCCAGTCTTCCTCAGTTCCTCCTTCAtgttctgtctttgttgtcGTTCATATAAAGTACATTCTATGATGGCAATATTAACATAAACCAATCGATTGCTTCCCAATTatttttaagataagataacactttattgtccATCTACACAGAAATATGTTTTGCATTACAAGCTCAGAGATCCTCTCATCACAATCAAATCACACTCAtaagacaaacataaaaacagaataagctgcattcaaaatcacatttcaggagtgacataaatacataaataatgtttACTAATGTTAGGAGAGTGTGCTCACAGTCCATGTGCAGCTCAGGTCAGGTACATTAGTGATTGGGAACGAGTGGGTTGCAGTTTGGCCTGCTGAACAAACAGTAGAGTTTTAGTTTTAGTGTATACTGTTTAAGCTATCCGGTTACAAATCACCTCTTATTTCCTTGACCTAGCAATATATGTAATGGTTGAATTAACTTTATTGTTCAATCTGTATAGAATACTGATCATTCTTGTTGactgttttaatttactttatttaatttttaatttaacttgCATGAATCTCTTCTATAAAGTTCGAACGTAATAAACTGGGTTACAACAACCCTTATTGTATTGTGAACCCAGAAGTGGGAATTGTATTGTGAGATTTGTATCATCCCTAATTATCTCTTTTCAATATATAATAATAGGACATTatttagtttttacttttttgttttgctcatttagcaacaaacacaataaaactgATTCAGACTCTTATGGAGAAACCGACCAGTAGGCTAGAGATGCCCAGTGATTAACAAAATGTTAATACCTATaaaaattatacatttatttttttcaagtgtTTGTAAGATCCTTAACAAAAGATCCTTCAAAATACACAACTAAATAGTATCAAAAGAAAGCCGGATCCATATGGAGCTGAATGTAATTATTGAGGGCTTCGGCTGGTGCACTATATCAGAAGCCTTCTCGACGGGATCATGGTTCACTATAATACGCACGAGGGTTTTGGAAAAGTCGgataaatgtaagaaaacagctgatttgCCGCCCTCTATCGAGTAAGTCTGGGAAATGTGTGGACATATGTGGTGGGGGATGGCACTTTAATACCATTTTAAACAGACATGtttggcaaaaaaagaaaaacggcTGCAAAATGGAAACTATCCACAAAAGACGTGATGCAGCTGCCTAGCTGCTTCTAATCAGTGTTCTGAAGGCAGTTTGAAAGGTATTCAACAAGGCGGAGTCTGACATATGACACTGGGAGACAGGGGTGGAATATACTCTGTGTAGGTTCCATCCATGTCTCAAATGCACTTTGGAGTTGACTGTCTTGCAGGCACAGCACTCACTCGGgttctttccttctttccaaACTCTTTGAGTGGTAGGCTACACAGCGGGGATGGCAGAGACCAGTGGGATCTTAATCAAAGGAGGTAAAGTTGTGAATGAAGACTGCTCCGTGATTGGCGACGTCTACATTGAAAATGGGAAAATAATAGAAGTTGGACGGAATCTTCAGATCCCAGCGGGAGTGCGAATCATTGACGCCACCGATAAACTGGTGATTCCAGGCGGCAtcgacacgcacacacacatggagtTGGCGTTCATGGGCACCAAGGCTGTGGACGACTTTCATATCGGCACCAAGGTGCACATCTTTTTTGTTATTGGTTACAAAGCACAAGCTAGAGAAAGGAGGTCTCCATATCTCCTTAAGTGTGTCAAGCTATGTAAAAAAAGGGAAGCTGAGAGTTCTTTATTTAGGCTTTATTAACCTAACTGTAATTTACCATTTAATGTTAATTACCTACTTAGacttgatgttgttttttttccttaccAATATTTTAGGTCTGTTTGACTAAAGAATCAGAAGTAAAATCAATGAAATAATTTAGTTTCATTGCCATGAACAGCATTTCATGATGCAGCTGGAAAATATGGGGTACATTTTGAAGTATAGCATGTCTTAACCAGACTCTTGATGCGGTCTTATAGGCCTTGTAGTGGCAATGCCATGGCATCAGTCACTTGAATGACCATAACTGATGCCCTTTAGgttcaaattcaattcaatcaCATCTTGTTCTTTGACCTTCgtcattgtttcatttttgattaattttatGAATTATAAAACTGCAGCAAATCTGTAATACACAATGTCTGTAAGATTTATTGAAAGTTGTATTATGTCAGATACATTTGATGGTTTAATGTAAATGAGATTTGAAACACTTTCCCAGGCGTTAGCCACTATAGActataaaaaaatcacaggaaTGAAGCAATTTATTGCATCTGTTTTGTCAACAGGCTGCTGTAGCAGGAGGGACCACAATGATCCTGGACTTTGTCATCCCCCAAAGGGGCAAGTCTCTCCTGGAGGCCTATGACTGCTGGCGTCAAACAGCTGACCCCAAAGTTTGCTGCGATTACTCTCTACACGTTGCTGTCACGTGGTGGAGTGATAAGGTGAATGAGcaaattgaaaataataataacaaattaaaaaaaacaatatgtacATTGTGTAAGACAACTTTACATTGTGTTAGATAAGAACTTTTTTCTTTGGAACAACTGCTCAAAAGAAAGGAGTTATAGACATAAACAGAAGGGAAAAGAACACATCACAATTCTACTGTCAAGTCATTTTTGATGGTGTTGaaagcacttcttttttttattagaggTTTTTATAAAAGTCAAGGTTATAACTCAGAATTATTCCTCCATTTGTGTCTCTAAACTGTATATTTCTCCAGGTCAAAAAAGAGATGCAGACACTGACTGAAGAGAAGGGAGTCAATTCCTTCAAAATGTTTATGGCCTACAAAGATGTGTTCATGCTACAGGACTCTGAACTATATGCTGCCTTCTCCCAGTGTAAAGATATTGGAGCAATAGCTCAGGTGCATGCTGAGAATGGAGACCTAATTGCAGAGGTAAGTGGGTGCTAATGTGATAACCTGCTTGTTAACAATGGATAACTCAATGGAAACAGGTGTTATTAGAAGAAGCTGATTATATTCAATAGCCACTCCAGTTGTTCTTTCTTTCCATTTTCATTGTTATAAGCATTTGAAGTTTCCAGTCTTATACTTCAGCCTTCTGTCTATAGAGCAAACAATGTGTGAGGCAGCACATAACCAAATTTATTGCTactcaacacttttttttaaaggtgacatattatgaaaaatccccttttacagtgtttttgaacatatatttgcaccacaaaatgtcaaataaatccatccagtccgtctgcataagtcttacaacagagagaaaaatgctccgtttcaaatttgctcaacttttgaagtcacagtgggattctggtaaaaagaaTCCCCTCCActctcctggtatctccacccatggactccacccccagcctagaacaaaacttttgtgcaggtctgtCATTTTCATTCTCGCTAATAGGTAATATTTTTGTGAATAATTTGCATTTAACTAGAGACTCGGCCAACAACAAAACTGAAACCATTACAAAATCAGTGCTTTCTGCCCCCTAACACAAGAAACATGCATGCTGCTGCACTCCTCTTTTCCAGAGTGGCTTATGTTAGTGCAGGTCAGGTAAATAATCTACACGTGTGAACACACCACACAGTCCAGACAGAAAACAGTTGTGAGTTAATGTTTAACCACGCTAAATGGGAAGTGTCATAGAAGAATTAACATTGTTGCAGTAATAATCATATAATATATTGTTCCATTGTAACAATAGAAAAAGTggattttaaatttaatttaataaacatCAAAATATGGGAAACATTTTACTAAAAGCACATACTCATACAGTGTTTTCCCTGCATATTCCAGGTGGTACAAGGTCCATCTAGACTGTCTGTGTTTGCAATGAAAGTTAATATTTATCAAACAATTGTGATGAAATACTGCTAACTGCCTTTACCCTGTTTGACATCAACTGTTGAAAACACTTAACCTATAGAATTGGAGACTTACAATGACAATATGTGTATATCCAGTTTTTTCAAAGATGATAATTTATTACGTTAAACCAGTTTCATTGAGAAGTATTGCTGTGATTCTGTATTATCTATTTTGACAAAACAAACCTGATAATTATTtcacagaaatgtatttgtattttccACATCATAGATTTCTTCTAGATGTCATGACAGTAATTGACCACTAGAGAGCATTAAAAACCAAaaagtaaaatgtgtgtttgttaagCTGGGGAGCACATAAAGTATGGtcaatgtgtgaaatgtgtgcAATGTGTGCAATGCCTCGAAGGTTAGCTGTGGAAATAGTGCTTAACCTATTTGTGGAGTCTCAGAGACATCAGCTGTAAAATGTAGTTAAATTAAATGGATTCATATATTATCTTCGTCTTTGCATGATAATTTGACTGTGTTTTTTATGCAGTTCCTCACTTAAACCcttaaaatatgattttttttaactgtagaGTGATTACAGTTCTTTGAAATAGGTCAGAGAGTTGGAACTCTCTACCTTCTAATtgagacaaaacaataatagtGTCCCTTTCTAGAACATAGTCATGCTGTTTATTCTTTGTCTGTTGTTGacttttttaagaaaaagaaatgcacttggtgttgttgatgtttaacCTTTACTTTGTCATTCTCCATACCCCTGCTGGGACTTATCAGGGGGCTAAGAAGATGCTGTCTATGGGAATCACAGGGCCCGAAGGCCATGAGCTGTGTCGTccagaggaggtggaggcagaggccACCCAGAGAGCCATCACTATCGCCCATGCTGTCAACTGCCCGTTGTATGTTGTTCATGTCATGAGCAAATCTGCTGCAAAGGTGGTGTCTAATGCACGCAGAGATGGTGAGTGTGCACTGCAGgtgctgccacctgctgttaAAATAGAGCAGAATGGCCTTTGCATGCCTTTTTAGTCccaatcaaatttgtttttatttattttaatgctttaaaaCGTTTGATCATTCAGTGTCTTCACAAGGTTTTTTAGTAATGgtaaaaaagcctttaaaattCTAAAATGGTTacttttgattgattgattttttcatttcatatgtCAAAAAACACATAATAATCCAACAAATACAACCACCATAAAACAAGGACACCTGAAAAGGATCTCCTTGATAAGCTTCCTAAAGCC is drawn from Labrus bergylta chromosome 8, fLabBer1.1, whole genome shotgun sequence and contains these coding sequences:
- the dpys gene encoding dihydropyrimidinase, which encodes MAETSGILIKGGKVVNEDCSVIGDVYIENGKIIEVGRNLQIPAGVRIIDATDKLVIPGGIDTHTHMELAFMGTKAVDDFHIGTKAAVAGGTTMILDFVIPQRGKSLLEAYDCWRQTADPKVCCDYSLHVAVTWWSDKVKKEMQTLTEEKGVNSFKMFMAYKDVFMLQDSELYAAFSQCKDIGAIAQVHAENGDLIAEGAKKMLSMGITGPEGHELCRPEEVEAEATQRAITIAHAVNCPLYVVHVMSKSAAKVVSNARRDGRVVFGEPIAAGLGTDGTHYWNEEWAHAASFVMGPPLRPDPSTPGYLMDLLANDDLSVTGTDNCTFSLCQKALGKDDFTKIPNGVNGVEDRMSVIWEKGVHSGKMDENRFVAVTSSNAAKIFNFYPQKGRIAKNSDADVVIWDPKMTRKISAKTHHQAVDYNIFEGMECHGVPVITISRGKVVYENGQLKVSPGIGRFIHRKPFAEFVYKRIRQREQVGKPTAVTRKPYKGKVISI